A single window of Chitinophaga sp. XS-30 DNA harbors:
- a CDS encoding RNA polymerase sigma-70 factor, whose amino-acid sequence MQLQIARYENEQAFADLFRLLYDRLLRFCIQYVQSPEAAEEIVSDVFVKIWNRRAELMQVENLEVYLFVAVKNHSLNYLEQYSTLRITPIDNGLAELSTSLDPEKEMEWKEMLLKLDIEVNRLPDQCRKVFRLIREEGFKYRDVAAILNISPRTVETQLFRAIRRLNEAIGHYRPKKARPGKMEPPFLILLSLLPFFY is encoded by the coding sequence TTGCAACTGCAAATTGCACGTTACGAAAATGAGCAGGCGTTTGCCGACCTGTTCCGGCTTTTGTATGACCGCCTGCTCCGTTTTTGCATTCAGTATGTGCAATCCCCGGAAGCCGCCGAAGAGATCGTATCCGATGTATTTGTGAAGATATGGAATCGCCGTGCTGAATTGATGCAGGTGGAGAATCTGGAGGTTTATCTCTTTGTAGCCGTCAAAAATCATTCGCTCAATTACCTTGAACAATATTCCACCTTACGCATCACCCCGATCGATAACGGGCTTGCCGAGCTGAGCACTTCCCTGGATCCGGAAAAGGAGATGGAATGGAAGGAAATGCTCCTGAAGCTGGATATCGAAGTGAACCGTCTGCCGGACCAATGCCGGAAAGTATTCCGGCTTATCCGGGAGGAGGGTTTTAAATACCGGGATGTAGCCGCTATCCTCAATATTTCTCCCCGTACGGTAGAGACCCAGCTGTTCCGCGCCATCCGGCGGCTGAATGAGGCGATCGGTCATTACCGGCCCAAAAAAGCCCGGCCCGGGAAGATGGAGCCGCCATTCCTGATATTGCTCTCCCTGCTGCCTTTCTTCTACTGA